The following are from one region of the Vibrio rarus genome:
- the argB gene encoding acetylglutamate kinase, protein MSTLPLVIKLGGAALECSETLSKLFKAIEQASQQSHRAIVVVHGGGYLVDELLNSLQMTSTKKNGLRVTPLQQIPFITGALAGTANKMLQGEAIKAGLKTVGLCLADGGLCKVEELDPELGAVGKATPGSSDLLQAILATNTLPIISSIGLTHNGQMMNVNADQAAVAVAGALDAELALLSDVSGVLDGKGHLLESLDKQHADELIHGKVITDGMIVKVEAALQAATDLGRPIQVASWRYPEKLEQLFAGQNVGTLFQPE, encoded by the coding sequence ATGAGCACATTACCATTAGTGATTAAATTGGGTGGCGCAGCGCTAGAGTGTAGCGAGACACTATCTAAGTTATTTAAAGCGATTGAGCAGGCATCACAGCAGTCACATCGAGCCATCGTCGTGGTTCATGGTGGAGGCTATTTGGTTGATGAACTACTGAACAGTTTGCAAATGACATCGACTAAAAAAAATGGTTTGCGAGTGACCCCTCTGCAACAAATTCCATTTATTACGGGTGCGTTAGCTGGAACAGCAAACAAAATGCTTCAAGGCGAAGCAATAAAAGCCGGCTTAAAAACAGTGGGTTTATGCCTTGCTGATGGTGGATTGTGTAAGGTTGAAGAACTTGACCCAGAGCTAGGTGCCGTTGGTAAAGCGACCCCTGGCAGTTCTGATTTGCTGCAAGCCATATTGGCCACCAATACATTGCCAATCATTAGCTCAATTGGGTTAACTCATAACGGACAAATGATGAATGTGAATGCGGACCAAGCCGCAGTAGCCGTTGCTGGTGCACTGGACGCAGAATTAGCATTACTGTCCGATGTCAGTGGCGTATTGGATGGTAAAGGTCACTTGTTAGAGAGCTTAGATAAGCAACACGCCGATGAATTGATTCACGGTAAAGTCATCACTGATGGGATGATAGTGAAGGTTGAGGCTGCTTTGCAAGCCGCCACTGACTTAGGTCGCCCAATTCAAGTGGCTTCTTGGCGATACCCAGAAAAACTAGAACAACTATTTGCCGGACAAAACGTAGGCACACTTTTTCAGCCTGAATAG
- a CDS encoding argininosuccinate synthase codes for MSKVNVNKVVVAYSGGLDTSVIIPWLKENYDCEVVAFVADVGQGEEELQGIEEKAKASGASSCYIADLKEEMVADYIFPTLKTGACYEGKYLLGTSMARPIIAKAQVEVARKVGADALCHGCTGKGNDQIRFEGAFAALAPDLHVIAPWREWDLVSREECLDYLAERNIPCTASLTKIYSRDANAWHISTEGGVLEETWNAPNDDCWAWTVSPEQAPDQAETVTIKVENGEVTEVNGEKLTPYDALVNLNEKGVKHGIGRIDIVENRLVGMKSRGCYETPGGTIIMEALRAVEQLVLDKAAFEFREELGIKASHLVYDGRWFTPLCRSILAASDELAKDVNGEVVIKLYKGQATVIQKRSDNSLYSEEFATFGEDEVYDQSHAGGFIRLYSLSSRIRALNELKK; via the coding sequence ATGAGCAAAGTAAACGTAAACAAAGTTGTTGTTGCCTACTCAGGTGGCCTAGATACATCAGTGATTATTCCTTGGCTAAAAGAAAACTATGACTGTGAAGTTGTGGCATTTGTCGCAGATGTAGGCCAAGGTGAAGAAGAACTGCAAGGCATCGAAGAAAAAGCCAAAGCATCAGGTGCCTCTTCATGTTACATCGCAGACCTTAAAGAAGAAATGGTTGCTGACTACATCTTCCCAACGCTAAAAACAGGTGCATGTTACGAAGGTAAATATCTTCTAGGTACGTCAATGGCACGTCCTATCATTGCTAAAGCACAGGTTGAAGTGGCACGTAAAGTGGGCGCAGATGCTTTGTGTCACGGTTGTACTGGTAAAGGTAACGACCAAATTCGTTTTGAAGGTGCGTTTGCTGCACTCGCCCCAGATTTGCACGTAATTGCTCCTTGGCGTGAGTGGGATCTTGTGAGTCGTGAAGAGTGTTTAGACTACCTTGCTGAGCGTAATATCCCATGTACAGCATCACTTACTAAAATCTACTCTCGTGATGCGAATGCTTGGCACATCTCAACAGAAGGTGGCGTTCTAGAAGAAACATGGAATGCGCCGAATGATGATTGCTGGGCATGGACAGTGTCTCCTGAACAAGCACCAGATCAAGCTGAAACGGTAACAATTAAAGTAGAAAATGGCGAAGTTACTGAAGTTAATGGCGAAAAACTTACGCCATACGATGCGCTTGTTAACTTGAATGAAAAAGGCGTTAAACATGGTATTGGCCGTATTGATATCGTAGAAAACCGTCTTGTAGGTATGAAGTCTCGTGGTTGTTATGAAACTCCAGGGGGCACCATTATCATGGAAGCATTGCGTGCAGTAGAACAATTGGTTCTAGATAAAGCCGCCTTTGAATTCCGTGAAGAATTAGGCATCAAAGCATCACACCTTGTATACGATGGCCGCTGGTTTACTCCTCTATGTCGTTCTATTCTTGCTGCGTCTGATGAGCTAGCAAAAGATGTGAATGGCGAAGTGGTTATTAAACTGTACAAAGGTCAAGCAACGGTTATCCAAAAACGTTCTGATAACAGCCTTTATTCTGAAGAGTTTGCGACATTTGGTGAAGATGAAGTGTATGATCAAAGTCATGCAGGTGGCTTTATCCGTCTGTACTCACTTTCAAGCAGAATTCGCGCTCTGAATGAATTAAAGAAATAG
- the argH gene encoding argininosuccinate lyase, whose amino-acid sequence MALWGGRFTQAADIRFKQFNDSLRFDYRLAEQDIVGSIAWSKALYAVNVLTEAEQQKLELALNELKLEVMENPELILQSDAEDIHSWVEQQLIGKVGDLGKKLHTGRSRNDQVATDLKLWCRQQGNQLLIALDKLQTKMVSVAEQHQATVLPGYTHLQRAQPVTFAHWCLAYVEMLERDYSRLSDAIKRLDTCPLGSGALAGTAYPMDREQLAHSLGFRRATRNSLDSVSDRDHVVELMSIASLSMLHLSRLAEDMIFYNSGESNFIELADTVTSGSSLMPQKKNPDALELIRGKCGRVYASLAGMMMTVKALPLAYNKDMQEDKEGLFDALDTWNDCMEMAALCFEGIKVNGERTLEAAKQGYANSTELADYLVAKGIPFREAHHIVGVVVVAAIAKGCALEELSLEELKQFSAVIDNDVYQILTIESCLEKRSALGGVSPKQVAYAVDQAQQRLEQRDTSGVKVRAARLTDIDTLEGMVAYWAGLGENLPRNRSELIRDIGSFAVAEHHGEVTGCASLYVYDSGLAEIRSLGVEAGWQGQGQGTAIVQHLVDRARQMAIKKVFVLTRTPEFFMRHSFIPTSKMLLPEKVLKDCEQCPRQHACDEVALEFNLNEQVIMKVNVA is encoded by the coding sequence ATGGCATTATGGGGCGGTAGATTTACCCAAGCAGCAGACATTCGGTTTAAACAGTTCAACGATTCGCTTCGCTTTGATTACCGATTAGCTGAACAAGACATTGTTGGATCAATTGCATGGTCTAAGGCTTTGTATGCGGTTAATGTTTTAACAGAAGCTGAGCAACAGAAACTTGAGTTGGCACTTAACGAGCTAAAACTTGAGGTAATGGAAAACCCTGAATTAATCCTGCAATCAGACGCGGAAGATATCCACTCTTGGGTAGAGCAGCAGTTGATTGGGAAAGTTGGCGACCTAGGCAAGAAACTGCACACCGGTCGCTCTCGTAACGATCAGGTCGCCACTGACCTTAAACTATGGTGTCGTCAGCAGGGTAATCAATTACTGATTGCTTTAGATAAATTACAAACCAAGATGGTGTCTGTCGCTGAACAACACCAAGCTACGGTGTTACCAGGTTATACGCATCTCCAGCGTGCTCAGCCGGTAACATTTGCACATTGGTGCTTGGCTTATGTCGAAATGTTAGAGCGTGACTACTCAAGATTGAGTGATGCTATCAAGCGTTTAGACACTTGCCCACTTGGCTCTGGCGCATTGGCGGGTACGGCTTATCCTATGGATAGGGAGCAACTGGCTCACTCTTTAGGCTTCCGTCGTGCTACGCGTAACAGCTTAGACTCAGTGTCTGACCGTGACCATGTAGTAGAATTGATGTCCATTGCTTCACTTTCTATGTTGCACCTCTCTCGTCTTGCAGAAGATATGATTTTCTACAACTCAGGGGAGTCTAACTTTATTGAGTTAGCGGATACTGTGACATCTGGTTCTTCTCTTATGCCACAGAAGAAAAACCCGGATGCCTTAGAGTTAATTCGTGGTAAGTGTGGCCGTGTATACGCTTCATTGGCAGGCATGATGATGACAGTTAAAGCACTGCCATTAGCCTACAATAAAGACATGCAAGAGGATAAAGAGGGCTTATTTGACGCTTTAGATACTTGGAATGACTGTATGGAGATGGCGGCACTGTGCTTTGAGGGAATCAAAGTGAATGGTGAACGTACTCTTGAAGCCGCTAAACAAGGTTATGCAAACTCTACTGAGCTAGCCGATTATCTAGTAGCGAAAGGCATTCCGTTCCGAGAAGCGCACCATATCGTAGGGGTAGTCGTAGTCGCTGCTATCGCTAAAGGGTGTGCTCTTGAAGAGCTTAGCCTTGAAGAGCTAAAACAGTTCTCTGCTGTTATCGACAATGATGTTTACCAAATACTGACCATTGAATCGTGTCTAGAAAAACGTTCGGCCCTTGGTGGGGTAAGTCCTAAGCAAGTCGCTTATGCGGTGGATCAGGCTCAGCAACGCTTAGAGCAGAGAGACACATCTGGAGTTAAAGTTCGCGCGGCACGTTTAACCGATATTGATACTTTAGAAGGTATGGTGGCCTACTGGGCAGGTCTTGGAGAGAATTTACCAAGAAACCGCAGTGAGCTTATTCGTGATATTGGTTCTTTTGCCGTTGCAGAGCATCATGGTGAAGTGACCGGTTGTGCGTCTTTGTACGTGTATGACTCAGGCTTAGCTGAAATTCGCTCTTTGGGTGTTGAGGCGGGTTGGCAAGGTCAAGGTCAAGGAACGGCTATTGTGCAGCATCTAGTGGATAGAGCTCGCCAAATGGCTATCAAAAAAGTCTTTGTGTTAACCAGAACACCTGAATTCTTTATGCGTCACAGCTTTATTCCGACGTCAAAAATGCTATTACCGGAAAAAGTACTGAAAGACTGTGAACAATGCCCTCGTCAACATGCATGTGATGAAGTGGCGTTGGAGTTCAACCTTAATGAGCAAGTGATCATGAAGGTGAATGTCGCTTAA
- a CDS encoding RidA family protein yields MIERQQTKPRMSRIVKHNGTIYLCGQVCADATQGITEQTQTMLDKVEQLLLEAGSDKEHMLSATIYIKDMQYFQQMNAVWDAWVPEGHAPARACVTANMAREALLVEISVIAAEK; encoded by the coding sequence ATGATCGAACGTCAACAAACAAAGCCACGCATGAGTCGTATTGTTAAGCACAATGGTACTATTTATTTATGTGGTCAGGTGTGTGCCGATGCCACTCAAGGCATTACTGAGCAGACTCAAACTATGTTAGATAAAGTTGAGCAACTGCTACTTGAAGCGGGAAGCGATAAAGAGCATATGTTATCTGCAACTATCTACATTAAAGATATGCAGTATTTTCAACAGATGAACGCCGTTTGGGATGCTTGGGTACCAGAAGGTCATGCCCCAGCAAGGGCGTGTGTGACCGCTAACATGGCAAGAGAAGCGTTACTTGTTGAGATATCAGTGATTGCTGCTGAAAAGTAG
- a CDS encoding dihydrolipoyl dehydrogenase, whose product MKTLNVDVAVIGGGTAGLGAYRAAKAHTQSVVMIEGGPYGTTCARVGCMPSKLLIAAAESVHQIEKAPQFGVHPQGDLHIDGKQVMQRVKSERDRFVGFVLEGVDDIPAEDKLQGYATFIDHSTLMVDEHTKINAKRIVIATGSRPAYPAAWDELGDRLVINDDVFEWDDLPQSVAVFGPGVIGLELGQALHRLGVEVKVFGIGGQVGPLTDPEVMAYADKTFQQEFYLDADVKVQRMVRNEQKVEIDFINRSGETECFEVDYVLAATGRRPNVDKLGLENTPIELDAKGVPVADPFTMQTSINNIFISGDASNQIPLLHEAADQGRIAGDNAGRYPDIRAGLRRSTISAVFTDPQIAMIGESHRQISQRLGNCGCFETGTVSFEGQGRSRVMLRNKGILNIYGEQGTGRLLGAEMMGPNAEHLAHLLAWAHQNKMTISQMLDMPFYHPVIEEGVRTALRDLNAKLHLGPEMVKHCLDCGPGC is encoded by the coding sequence ATGAAAACATTAAACGTTGATGTTGCTGTTATTGGCGGTGGAACCGCAGGTCTTGGCGCTTATCGCGCGGCAAAAGCTCATACTCAGTCAGTGGTCATGATCGAAGGTGGCCCTTATGGAACTACCTGTGCGCGTGTGGGTTGCATGCCATCTAAATTGCTTATTGCTGCCGCAGAAAGCGTGCATCAAATAGAAAAAGCACCTCAATTTGGGGTTCATCCACAAGGTGATCTGCATATTGATGGTAAGCAAGTTATGCAACGAGTGAAAAGTGAAAGAGATCGCTTTGTTGGCTTTGTTTTAGAAGGTGTTGATGACATCCCAGCTGAAGACAAACTTCAGGGTTATGCCACCTTTATTGATCACTCAACGCTAATGGTTGATGAACACACCAAGATCAACGCCAAGCGCATTGTTATCGCAACAGGATCTAGACCCGCCTACCCAGCGGCTTGGGACGAACTAGGCGATAGACTTGTCATTAATGATGATGTGTTTGAATGGGATGATCTGCCGCAGTCTGTGGCCGTTTTTGGCCCAGGAGTGATAGGTCTAGAACTTGGGCAAGCCCTGCACCGTTTGGGGGTTGAGGTTAAAGTGTTCGGCATTGGCGGACAAGTGGGGCCTCTTACCGATCCTGAGGTCATGGCATACGCAGATAAAACTTTCCAGCAAGAATTCTATCTAGACGCTGATGTAAAAGTACAGAGAATGGTTCGCAATGAACAAAAAGTTGAAATCGACTTCATCAATCGCTCGGGTGAAACTGAGTGCTTTGAAGTTGATTACGTTTTGGCTGCTACTGGCCGCCGTCCAAATGTTGATAAACTGGGCTTAGAAAACACGCCTATTGAGTTAGACGCTAAAGGTGTCCCTGTTGCAGACCCATTTACCATGCAAACCTCTATTAATAATATTTTTATTTCTGGGGACGCCAGCAACCAAATACCGCTATTGCATGAAGCGGCTGACCAAGGACGTATCGCTGGTGATAACGCAGGGCGTTACCCTGATATTAGAGCCGGCTTAAGACGCTCTACTATTTCGGCAGTGTTTACTGACCCACAAATTGCCATGATTGGTGAATCTCATCGTCAAATATCACAGCGCTTGGGTAACTGTGGTTGCTTTGAGACTGGCACGGTATCGTTTGAGGGGCAAGGGCGCTCTCGAGTGATGCTGCGCAATAAAGGGATCTTAAATATCTATGGAGAGCAAGGCACAGGCCGCCTATTAGGGGCCGAAATGATGGGACCTAATGCTGAACACTTAGCGCATTTATTAGCTTGGGCGCATCAAAATAAAATGACCATTTCACAAATGTTAGACATGCCTTTCTATCATCCCGTTATTGAAGAAGGTGTTCGAACAGCCTTGCGAGACTTAAACGCTAAACTGCATTTAGGCCCAGAAATGGTGAAACACTGCTTAGACTGTGGTCCTGGCTGTTAA
- a CDS encoding glutathione peroxidase yields the protein MFTSKEGQPVPQVTFPVRVGDAFTQVTTDDIFKDKTVIVFSLPGAFTPTCSSSHLPRFNELFSVFKQHGVDEIVCMSVNDTFVMNAWKQDQEAENIRFIPDGNGEFTDGMGLLVDKKDLGFGKRSWRYSMLVKNGVVEKMFIEPNEPGDPFKVSDADTMLGYIAPNYKTQESITVFTKPGCPFCAKAKQNLIDKGLQFEEVVLGKDATTVTLRAVTGRTTVPQVFIGGQHIGGSEELEAHLA from the coding sequence ATGTTTACATCTAAAGAAGGCCAACCAGTACCACAGGTTACTTTTCCAGTTCGTGTTGGTGATGCATTCACACAAGTAACTACTGACGATATTTTTAAAGATAAAACTGTCATTGTATTTAGCTTACCAGGTGCATTTACCCCTACATGTTCATCAAGTCACTTACCTCGCTTTAACGAGTTATTCTCTGTATTTAAACAACACGGTGTGGATGAAATTGTCTGTATGTCTGTGAACGACACCTTCGTTATGAACGCCTGGAAACAAGACCAAGAAGCGGAAAACATCCGCTTTATTCCTGACGGTAACGGCGAATTTACCGATGGCATGGGCCTGCTGGTTGATAAAAAAGATCTCGGCTTTGGCAAACGTTCGTGGCGCTACAGCATGCTAGTTAAAAACGGCGTTGTTGAGAAAATGTTCATCGAACCAAACGAACCAGGTGACCCGTTTAAAGTTTCTGATGCTGACACTATGCTGGGCTACATTGCACCTAACTATAAAACCCAAGAATCTATCACTGTATTTACTAAGCCGGGTTGCCCGTTCTGTGCCAAAGCAAAACAGAACTTAATCGACAAAGGCCTACAATTTGAAGAAGTGGTACTTGGCAAAGACGCGACGACTGTAACCCTACGTGCGGTTACTGGCCGCACAACAGTACCGCAAGTGTTCATTGGTGGTCAGCACATTGGTGGTAGCGAAGAACTCGAAGCGCACCTTGCTTAA
- the oxyR gene encoding DNA-binding transcriptional regulator OxyR, producing the protein MNIRDFEYLVSLAEYKHFRKAAEACFVSQPTLSGQIRKLEDELGTALLERSSRKVLFTDAGLLLVEQAKKVLAEVKQFTDMASAQSDSMQGPIHIGFIPTVGPYLMPLIVPKIKQDFPDLDLFLYEAQTHQLVAQLEEGKLDCLVLAAVKETEPFKEIEIYEEPLMIAVPDSHPWGELTTFDMQKLNGNTVLSLGDGHCLRDQALGYCFAAGAEDDQRFKATSLETLRNMVAAGSGITLLPQLAVPQQKSKDGVCYIVAENPTPHRKLVLAYRPGSPFKARFEALARYIAECLN; encoded by the coding sequence ATGAATATTCGAGACTTTGAATATTTGGTGTCGTTAGCCGAGTACAAGCACTTCCGAAAAGCCGCTGAAGCGTGCTTTGTCAGTCAGCCTACGTTAAGTGGTCAAATTAGAAAGTTAGAAGATGAGCTCGGTACGGCGTTATTAGAAAGAAGCAGTCGTAAGGTACTGTTCACGGATGCAGGGCTTTTGCTCGTTGAGCAGGCGAAAAAGGTACTGGCTGAAGTGAAACAGTTTACTGATATGGCGAGTGCGCAGAGTGACTCAATGCAAGGACCGATACATATTGGTTTTATTCCTACCGTGGGTCCTTATCTTATGCCGCTGATCGTGCCAAAGATAAAGCAGGATTTTCCGGATCTTGATCTGTTTTTGTATGAAGCTCAAACACATCAATTAGTCGCGCAATTAGAAGAAGGTAAGTTGGATTGTTTAGTGTTGGCGGCGGTTAAAGAGACGGAGCCTTTTAAAGAGATAGAAATATACGAAGAACCACTAATGATTGCCGTTCCCGATAGTCACCCTTGGGGGGAACTTACAACATTTGATATGCAAAAACTTAATGGCAACACGGTGCTATCGTTAGGGGATGGTCACTGCTTGCGAGATCAAGCATTAGGTTATTGCTTTGCCGCAGGTGCTGAGGATGATCAGCGCTTTAAAGCCACCAGTCTTGAAACCTTGAGAAATATGGTTGCGGCAGGCAGTGGCATTACGCTGTTACCACAATTGGCAGTGCCACAACAAAAGTCGAAAGATGGGGTGTGTTATATCGTCGCAGAAAACCCAACACCACATAGAAAGCTTGTTTTAGCTTATCGTCCAGGGTCGCCATTTAAAGCAAGGTTTGAGGCATTAGCGCGATATATTGCAGAGTGTCTAAATTAA
- a CDS encoding RbsD/FucU family protein, whose amino-acid sequence MLKTKLLHPELLGLLGKCGHKTKVLIADSNYSFVTNSGPNANIIYLNFMPGMVPGVDVLKGVSEMINVESAEMMAWPDDFDNTIHKEYQDVLTDVPFAYLDRAGFYSAVKSDDTLIVIATGEQRRFANILLTVGAVF is encoded by the coding sequence ATGTTAAAAACCAAACTACTACATCCTGAACTACTGGGCTTACTCGGTAAGTGTGGACACAAAACCAAAGTACTTATTGCTGACTCTAATTACTCTTTTGTTACTAATTCAGGACCCAACGCAAATATCATTTATCTAAACTTCATGCCGGGCATGGTTCCGGGGGTTGATGTTCTCAAAGGTGTCTCTGAGATGATCAATGTTGAAAGCGCAGAAATGATGGCGTGGCCTGATGACTTTGACAACACCATTCATAAAGAATATCAAGATGTGCTAACAGATGTGCCTTTTGCCTACCTTGATCGTGCAGGCTTTTATAGTGCCGTTAAATCAGATGACACACTCATTGTTATTGCCACAGGTGAGCAACGTCGTTTTGCCAACATACTGCTAACAGTGGGCGCAGTATTTTAA
- a CDS encoding SDR family NAD(P)-dependent oxidoreductase — translation MKKLLGKKVFITGAEQGIGFYAAKDLIESGCDVFIHYFSGTEGPEQLVALAESLGQKAAFGYANLTNKEEANKCIAEAVAFLGGIDILVNNVGGIIARKWLHEIEAEYWQTVIDVNITTMMHVTQAALPYLKEASEGASIVNLASLAGRSGGHAGSLSYSMTKGAVLTWTRSLAAELGEFGIRANAVAPGLILGTRFHNQHTTKASAEETVKGIPLGRAGSSEDVARTITFLASEFDGFISGATIDVNGGVYRM, via the coding sequence ATGAAAAAATTACTAGGTAAAAAAGTATTTATTACTGGTGCAGAACAAGGCATCGGCTTCTATGCTGCAAAAGATTTAATTGAATCTGGTTGTGACGTATTTATTCACTACTTTAGTGGCACAGAAGGCCCAGAACAACTGGTTGCATTAGCTGAATCTTTAGGTCAAAAAGCCGCGTTTGGTTATGCAAACCTAACCAACAAAGAAGAAGCGAATAAGTGCATCGCAGAAGCCGTCGCTTTCCTTGGTGGCATTGATATTCTGGTTAACAACGTTGGCGGTATCATTGCTCGTAAATGGCTACATGAAATTGAAGCTGAGTACTGGCAAACCGTTATTGACGTAAACATCACGACTATGATGCATGTGACACAAGCCGCTCTACCATACTTGAAAGAAGCTTCTGAGGGTGCAAGCATCGTTAACCTTGCTTCTCTAGCAGGTCGTTCAGGCGGTCATGCAGGTTCATTGAGCTACTCAATGACCAAAGGTGCGGTTCTAACATGGACTCGTTCACTTGCGGCTGAACTTGGTGAATTTGGTATTAGAGCCAATGCTGTTGCACCTGGCCTAATTTTAGGTACTCGTTTCCATAACCAACATACGACTAAAGCTTCTGCAGAAGAAACCGTTAAAGGTATTCCTCTAGGTCGAGCAGGATCTTCTGAAGATGTTGCACGTACTATTACGTTCTTAGCTTCTGAATTTGACGGCTTTATTTCAGGCGCAACTATTGATGTAAACGGTGGTGTATACCGCATGTAA
- a CDS encoding TRAP transporter substrate-binding protein: MKKSIFAAISVALLSAAVTFNVSARGLKLAHAMPLDHPVNKSLTWFADQVAHRTKLRVKVYPNATLGSEEASLQMLQNGTLAFAKVGGGLVSSFSEEYKVLSLPFLYKSEEDSKRVLRGPVGQEILASSEKDGFIGLAFLASGSRGFYSNTKIQTPADLKGLKIRVQNSPIDIETMKSLGASPVPISSTEVYSALQQGVVDGAENNIPTYYANRHYEVAKYYSEDNHSIIPDILAVSTEVWNRLSDKDKATIRDISKELLTVQDKYWDAYVNTSRKNITAAGGVIVKADVQAFQKRVQPVYDNFAKTNPQLAGLLKRLQNY; the protein is encoded by the coding sequence ATGAAAAAGAGTATTTTCGCAGCAATCTCGGTAGCGCTACTATCAGCAGCTGTTACCTTCAACGTATCTGCGCGTGGCCTAAAACTTGCACACGCTATGCCTCTTGACCACCCAGTAAACAAGTCTCTGACTTGGTTTGCTGACCAAGTTGCACACCGCACTAAACTGCGCGTTAAAGTGTACCCGAATGCAACACTAGGTAGCGAAGAAGCGAGCTTACAGATGCTACAAAACGGTACGTTAGCCTTTGCCAAAGTGGGTGGTGGCTTAGTGTCTTCATTCTCTGAAGAATACAAAGTTCTCTCTTTGCCGTTCCTCTATAAAAGTGAAGAAGATTCAAAACGCGTACTTCGCGGTCCAGTAGGACAAGAAATTCTGGCCTCATCTGAAAAAGATGGCTTTATTGGTCTAGCGTTCCTTGCCAGTGGTTCTCGTGGATTTTACTCAAATACAAAAATTCAGACTCCAGCAGATTTAAAAGGTCTGAAAATTCGTGTGCAAAACTCTCCTATCGATATCGAAACTATGAAGAGTTTAGGCGCAAGCCCAGTGCCAATTTCTTCAACCGAAGTGTATTCAGCACTACAACAAGGTGTGGTTGATGGCGCAGAAAATAATATCCCAACATATTATGCCAACCGTCACTATGAAGTGGCTAAATATTACTCTGAAGACAACCACTCAATCATCCCTGATATTTTAGCTGTATCAACTGAAGTGTGGAATCGTCTATCTGATAAAGATAAAGCAACCATCCGTGATATTTCTAAAGAACTTCTTACTGTTCAAGATAAATATTGGGATGCCTATGTAAACACCTCAAGAAAGAACATTACTGCAGCTGGTGGTGTGATTGTTAAAGCTGACGTACAAGCATTCCAAAAACGTGTACAACCGGTTTATGACAACTTTGCTAAAACCAACCCACAACTAGCTGGTCTACTTAAACGACTACAAAATTACTAA